From Selenomonas sp. AB3002, one genomic window encodes:
- a CDS encoding nucleobase:cation symporter-2 family protein: protein MSEPKIENIYQLDGKVPLGKAVPFGLQHVLAMFVANLAPIIIVAGAAGMDKSSVAMLLQNAMFVAGIATLIQLYPLGRVGARLPIVMGVSFTFVSILCYVSASYGYGAAVGAVLVGGIFEGTLGLMAKYWRRIITPVVAAIVVTTIGYSLLGVGIRSFGGGYNEGYGAVGNLGIAAITLVSCLLFNVFAKGYWKQLSVLFGLIVGYVISIFAGIVDLSRIFNSGIISFPTFLPFTPEFHAGAIVSVAIIFLVSAAETIGDTSAMTMAGLKREIKEKEISGSLACDGFASSISSLFGCTPITSFSQNVGLIAMTKVVNRFTIMTGAACMILASMFPPIGAFFASLPDPVLGGCTVMMFGAIMVSGIQMMAAAGFTQRNVTIAAISLSFGIGATQASEAGIWQAMPQLVQDVFGANCVAVVFVISVLLSALLPKDMEIAALGEEKKEEAEQEEGEKAWNY from the coding sequence ATGTCAGAGCCGAAAATCGAGAATATCTACCAGTTGGATGGCAAGGTTCCTCTGGGGAAGGCGGTACCCTTTGGCCTTCAGCATGTGCTGGCTATGTTTGTGGCGAATCTTGCCCCCATCATCATCGTGGCGGGGGCTGCGGGAATGGATAAGAGCAGCGTGGCCATGCTCTTGCAGAATGCCATGTTCGTAGCAGGTATTGCTACCCTGATTCAGCTTTACCCCCTGGGCCGGGTGGGGGCGCGTCTCCCCATTGTCATGGGCGTGAGCTTCACCTTCGTCAGCATTCTCTGCTATGTCTCTGCCAGCTATGGTTACGGCGCTGCCGTGGGTGCTGTGCTGGTGGGGGGTATCTTTGAGGGTACGCTGGGTCTCATGGCCAAATACTGGCGCCGCATCATCACTCCCGTGGTGGCGGCTATCGTGGTGACTACCATCGGCTATTCATTGCTGGGGGTGGGCATTCGCTCCTTTGGCGGCGGCTACAATGAGGGCTACGGTGCCGTAGGCAATCTGGGCATTGCCGCCATTACCCTGGTGTCCTGCCTGCTGTTCAATGTCTTTGCCAAGGGCTACTGGAAACAGCTTTCCGTGCTTTTCGGTCTGATTGTGGGTTATGTCATTTCCATCTTTGCGGGGATTGTGGATCTTTCCAGGATTTTCAACAGCGGCATCATCTCTTTCCCCACCTTCCTGCCCTTCACGCCGGAGTTCCATGCGGGGGCTATCGTGTCTGTAGCTATCATCTTCCTGGTGTCTGCTGCTGAGACTATCGGTGACACTTCTGCCATGACCATGGCAGGCCTGAAGCGTGAGATCAAGGAAAAGGAGATTTCTGGGTCTCTGGCCTGCGACGGCTTTGCCAGCTCTATTTCCTCTCTCTTCGGCTGCACGCCCATCACTTCTTTCAGCCAGAACGTGGGCCTCATTGCCATGACGAAAGTAGTGAACCGCTTCACCATCATGACTGGTGCGGCCTGCATGATACTGGCCAGCATGTTCCCTCCCATCGGCGCTTTCTTCGCTTCCCTGCCTGATCCGGTGCTGGGGGGCTGCACCGTCATGATGTTCGGTGCTATCATGGTCAGCGGCATTCAGATGATGGCTGCCGCAGGCTTTACCCAGCGCAATGTGACCATTGCCGCCATTTCCCTGTCCTTCGGCATCGGCGCCACCCAGGCCAGCGAGGCTGGCATCTGGCAGGCCATGCCCCAGCTGGTGCAGGATGTCTTCGGTGCCAACTGCGTGGCTGTGGTCTTCGTGATTTCCGTGCTTCTGAGCGCCCTGTTGCCCAAGGATATGGAAATTGCTGCTTTGGGCGAGGAGAAAAAAGAAGAGGCTGAGCAGGAAGAAGGAGAAAAGGCATGGAATTACTGA
- a CDS encoding phosphatidylglycerol lysyltransferase domain-containing protein codes for MIAIVFRDLVKEDKPLLDRYCHSQYYENSHLNFTNLFMWREPYQIKICEENDVLYMISTWQDELMALQPLGAEDKMQEAIGKLAEYFKEQGKPLVFSGIEKFFVRELEFYPGAKFDIKSDRDNFDYVYLAEKLINLSGRKLHSKKNHLNAFRKLYPQAECLPIDDDIITLCKIELNNWYKLRLADEPDDPFIGWERKAIMEILNDFRYFDLKGGAIRLDGRIIAFTFGEQLNKDTAVIHVEKADPDIRGAYPAINQGFVAHAWSHMTYINREEDMGHEGLRKAKESYKPEKMIEKFTARMI; via the coding sequence GTGATTGCTATAGTATTTCGTGACCTTGTAAAAGAGGATAAGCCTCTTTTGGACCGCTACTGCCATAGCCAGTATTACGAGAATTCACATTTGAACTTTACGAACCTCTTCATGTGGAGGGAACCCTATCAGATAAAGATTTGTGAAGAAAATGATGTGCTCTACATGATCAGCACCTGGCAGGACGAACTCATGGCCCTTCAGCCCTTGGGAGCAGAGGACAAGATGCAGGAGGCTATTGGCAAGCTCGCAGAGTATTTCAAGGAGCAGGGGAAGCCTTTGGTTTTCAGCGGCATCGAAAAGTTTTTCGTCAGGGAACTGGAGTTCTATCCTGGTGCTAAATTTGACATCAAGTCAGACAGAGACAACTTTGATTATGTGTATCTGGCAGAGAAGCTGATCAACCTCTCGGGCAGGAAGCTTCATTCCAAGAAGAATCACCTGAACGCTTTCAGGAAACTCTATCCCCAGGCGGAATGTCTGCCCATCGATGATGATATCATCACCCTTTGCAAGATAGAGTTGAATAACTGGTATAAGCTGCGTCTGGCTGATGAGCCGGATGACCCTTTTATCGGCTGGGAACGCAAGGCCATCATGGAAATCTTGAACGATTTCCGTTACTTTGACCTGAAGGGCGGCGCAATCCGCCTGGACGGCAGGATTATCGCCTTTACCTTCGGCGAGCAGCTGAACAAGGATACGGCGGTCATCCATGTGGAAAAGGCCGACCCGGATATTCGCGGTGCCTATCCCGCCATCAATCAGGGCTTCGTGGCTCACGCCTGGAGCCACATGACCTATATCAACCGGGAGGAAGATATGGGGCATGAGGGTCTGCGGAAGGCCAAGGAATCTTATAAGCCGGAGAAAATGATCGAGAAATTCACGGCCCGTATGATTTGA
- a CDS encoding HAD family hydrolase, giving the protein MGHSLIIKLWQAFVILIAFGAGYWQQMQQAPLVMVIATALSVLLAGLPLPLIASRPLVMYRIGCRAEELGINVHKKGSLSELASASTLVLTHSRFLTSGAAFITELIPQGVSQGTLLSMAASVESGSTHPIAQLICQTASDRRLRLQPVTNFNELPGQGAEAIISRIPVRVGNAAWLKSEEADISAEFLTRADQLSLKGMIPVFVCSGKYSRGLIAVQREISFDTIAALHRLQKLGLKLMLLTGLNKRNASYIKKQTNIDDIRFEIFPEQKTRELHLMRTRKDVIAVLGDCELDKELMEAADVRIAWLPSAQDKKGETPPAEGKAEEETPGPDPDFPDEPPQPEVKDSFAAKTPVKPHISIPQGNFLALARLRNRAAVGMKLVKQQRMIAMVLCLALMLPATNTLTPFGVPFVDPVVSILGNLLIAVFILLISFRA; this is encoded by the coding sequence ATGGGACATAGTCTTATCATCAAACTTTGGCAGGCCTTTGTCATCCTCATTGCCTTTGGAGCAGGCTACTGGCAACAGATGCAGCAGGCACCTCTGGTGATGGTGATAGCCACCGCCCTCTCTGTACTGCTGGCAGGGCTTCCCCTGCCCCTGATTGCCTCCCGCCCTCTGGTCATGTACCGCATTGGCTGCCGGGCTGAGGAACTGGGCATCAATGTACATAAGAAAGGCAGTCTCTCAGAGCTGGCTTCTGCCTCTACGCTGGTACTCACCCACAGCCGCTTCCTCACCAGCGGCGCGGCCTTCATCACGGAGCTCATTCCCCAGGGCGTTTCCCAGGGAACACTGCTGTCCATGGCTGCCAGTGTGGAATCAGGCTCCACTCACCCCATTGCCCAACTCATCTGCCAGACTGCTTCCGACCGCCGTCTGCGGCTCCAGCCGGTGACGAATTTCAACGAGCTTCCCGGGCAGGGGGCGGAGGCCATCATCAGCCGCATTCCCGTACGGGTGGGCAATGCTGCCTGGCTGAAAAGCGAGGAAGCTGATATCAGCGCAGAATTTCTCACCAGGGCAGACCAGCTTTCCCTCAAGGGCATGATTCCCGTCTTTGTCTGCTCAGGCAAATACTCCCGGGGACTTATCGCCGTTCAGAGGGAAATCAGCTTCGACACCATCGCAGCCCTGCACAGGCTGCAAAAGCTGGGACTGAAGCTCATGTTGCTGACAGGGCTGAACAAGCGCAATGCCAGCTATATCAAGAAGCAGACCAACATTGACGACATACGCTTCGAGATTTTCCCGGAGCAAAAAACACGGGAACTGCACCTTATGCGCACCAGAAAAGACGTCATCGCCGTGCTGGGGGACTGTGAACTGGACAAAGAACTTATGGAAGCAGCAGATGTGCGCATTGCCTGGCTGCCCTCTGCCCAGGATAAAAAAGGCGAAACTCCCCCTGCCGAAGGCAAAGCAGAGGAAGAAACTCCCGGCCCCGACCCGGATTTCCCCGATGAGCCTCCCCAGCCGGAGGTGAAGGACAGCTTTGCTGCCAAGACACCAGTCAAGCCCCATATCAGCATTCCCCAAGGCAATTTCCTGGCACTGGCCAGGCTGCGCAACAGGGCGGCGGTGGGCATGAAACTGGTGAAGCAGCAACGGATGATTGCCATGGTGCTCTGCCTGGCACTTATGCTTCCTGCTACCAACACCCTGACGCCTTTCGGAGTTCCCTTCGTTGACCCTGTAGTTTCAATACTTGGCAATCTATTGATTGCCGTGTTCATTCTCCTTATTTCCTTCAGGGCGTGA
- a CDS encoding xanthine phosphoribosyltransferase, translated as MELLKQRIREEGFCLPGNILKVDSFLNHQIDPQLSLAMGKEFARLFADVKVDKVVTVESSGIAIALAVAAELGTKLVFARKHQSALMEEDRYACPITSFTKKETKNVYILKKFLTAGEKVLIIDDFLADGNAALGLCNIVEQGGCEVVGIGIAIEKSFQRGAERIREAGYRLESLARIKSLSDCKIEFVEE; from the coding sequence ATGGAATTACTGAAGCAGAGAATCAGGGAAGAGGGCTTCTGCCTGCCGGGGAATATCCTGAAGGTGGATTCCTTCCTGAACCATCAGATCGATCCCCAGCTGTCTCTGGCCATGGGAAAGGAATTTGCCAGGCTCTTTGCTGATGTGAAGGTAGACAAGGTAGTGACGGTGGAGTCCTCCGGTATCGCCATTGCCCTGGCCGTGGCGGCAGAGCTGGGCACGAAACTGGTTTTTGCCCGCAAGCATCAGTCAGCGCTGATGGAAGAGGACCGTTACGCTTGCCCCATCACTTCTTTCACCAAGAAGGAAACCAAGAATGTCTATATCCTGAAGAAATTCCTGACCGCCGGTGAGAAGGTCCTCATTATCGATGACTTCCTGGCAGACGGCAATGCGGCCCTGGGCCTCTGCAATATCGTGGAGCAGGGAGGCTGCGAGGTGGTGGGCATTGGCATCGCCATCGAGAAGTCCTTCCAGCGGGGAGCCGAGAGAATCCGTGAGGCTGGCTACAGGCTGGAGTCTCTGGCCCGCATCAAATCCCTGTCTGACTGCAAGATTGAGTTCGTAGAAGAATAA
- a CDS encoding cytochrome ubiquinol oxidase subunit I, which yields MEALLLSRWQFAITTVYHFLFVPITLGLSIFTALLETCYVRTQHPEWKPVCKKLTKFFGTIFLINFAMGVVTGIVQEFHFGMNWSEYSRFMGDIFGAPLALEALTAFFLESTFLGIWMFGWDKLSEKAHCACIWLVAIGSNLSAFWILVANSFMQHPVGYAVNNGRAEMTDFFALVTNPYVVGEYTHALCAGLATGGFVVLAVSAWKIAHDYDSKEAFKQTLKAGAVYMLVGTLGVMGTGHLHAQYLREANPMKLSSMEALWETENPAPFAIMADINQEQGKNDFEIAVPALFSFMLYNAPEGEVKGINDLQKEAVAKYGAGDYRPDVTGLFWSFRIMVGVGGLMAFIAGAMGFLAWTGRLDNFSCALKLLPWLLPLPFIANSVGWFIAEGGRQPWIVVGLQKTADAVSPNITGGEVWLTMIGFTVIYLLLAMAALYAAFRFINRTKVLQTEGRNG from the coding sequence ATGGAAGCCTTGCTGCTATCCAGATGGCAGTTTGCCATCACCACGGTTTACCATTTTCTCTTCGTCCCCATTACCCTGGGGCTTTCCATCTTCACGGCTCTGCTGGAGACCTGCTATGTGCGGACTCAGCACCCGGAGTGGAAGCCCGTATGCAAGAAGCTCACGAAATTCTTCGGCACTATTTTCCTCATCAATTTTGCCATGGGCGTAGTCACAGGCATCGTGCAGGAGTTCCACTTCGGCATGAACTGGTCAGAGTATTCCCGCTTCATGGGGGATATCTTCGGCGCGCCTCTGGCCCTGGAAGCTCTCACCGCCTTCTTCCTGGAGTCCACCTTCCTGGGCATCTGGATGTTCGGCTGGGACAAGCTGTCGGAGAAAGCCCACTGCGCCTGCATCTGGCTGGTGGCCATCGGCAGCAACCTGTCCGCCTTCTGGATCCTGGTGGCCAACTCCTTCATGCAGCACCCTGTGGGCTATGCCGTGAACAACGGCCGGGCTGAGATGACAGATTTCTTCGCCCTGGTGACCAATCCCTATGTGGTTGGCGAGTACACCCACGCCCTTTGCGCAGGCCTGGCCACAGGCGGCTTCGTGGTGCTGGCGGTATCCGCCTGGAAGATTGCCCATGACTATGATTCCAAAGAAGCCTTCAAGCAGACCCTGAAAGCCGGGGCTGTCTATATGCTGGTGGGCACCCTTGGCGTCATGGGCACTGGCCATCTCCATGCCCAGTACCTGCGGGAAGCCAACCCCATGAAGCTCTCCTCCATGGAAGCACTCTGGGAGACGGAAAATCCCGCCCCCTTCGCCATCATGGCGGATATCAACCAGGAACAGGGCAAGAATGACTTTGAGATTGCAGTCCCCGCCCTCTTCTCCTTCATGCTCTACAATGCGCCTGAGGGCGAAGTCAAAGGCATCAACGATTTGCAGAAAGAAGCTGTAGCCAAGTACGGGGCCGGCGACTACCGTCCCGATGTGACAGGCCTCTTCTGGAGCTTCCGCATCATGGTAGGTGTGGGCGGCCTCATGGCTTTCATCGCCGGTGCCATGGGCTTTTTAGCCTGGACTGGCAGGCTGGATAACTTCAGCTGCGCGCTGAAGCTGCTGCCCTGGCTGCTTCCCCTGCCCTTCATAGCCAATTCCGTGGGCTGGTTCATCGCCGAGGGAGGGCGCCAGCCCTGGATAGTGGTAGGCCTGCAGAAAACTGCCGATGCCGTTTCTCCCAATATCACGGGAGGCGAGGTGTGGCTTACCATGATTGGCTTCACTGTAATCTATCTCCTGCTGGCCATGGCCGCCCTCTATGCGGCCTTCCGCTTCATCAACCGCACCAAAGTCCTGCAGACAGAAGGGAGGAATGGATGA
- the cydD gene encoding thiol reductant ABC exporter subunit CydD gives MKNNLLYQTCHKHKNITFRLFALEAVGSLLLLGASGTLAHLMESARQLSLGAGNMEAAPALLVLLFVLCLRSPARWQQRKYLNALSHHCRMDCRQKLHESLFSPAENTQEISAAALETTEALGRYFSAVLPNILSLLILMPIMLASALALDYVTAGLFLLTLPIAPFLLYLIGTVTRERTARQWQELLRLTSEFRELLAGMISIKLFRQGEGQKSRLAELSRDFSAASLQVLQTAFISSFALELITTLSIAIVAVSIGFRLLGGGLEFEPAFFLLLITPLYYQPLRQAGASFHAAMEARTAEKKLEKYLAEPPELAGHKGQLQIPPALRISHLSLGYEGRQQPVFKGLSLAIPAGCKALLTGPSGCGKSTLLKAIAGLSLPLTGEVLLNDSDVLKLAPVSRQKIISYLPQEPKIFSGTLSENLALFQDVPKERMVQALRLASLENWHKSLPEGLDTRLGAEGISLSQGERKRLGLARLILQNRPLVLLDEPTNGLDSQTEAAVIRALEAFSHRRTLLIVSHRPALREWAEKIFNWEELLP, from the coding sequence ATGAAAAACAATCTGCTCTACCAGACCTGCCATAAACACAAAAACATAACCTTCCGCCTTTTCGCTCTTGAAGCTGTGGGCAGTCTGCTGCTGCTTGGAGCCTCAGGAACACTGGCACATTTGATGGAATCTGCCAGACAGCTTTCCCTGGGAGCTGGCAATATGGAAGCAGCACCGGCTTTGCTGGTGCTGCTTTTTGTGCTGTGCCTGCGAAGCCCTGCACGATGGCAGCAAAGGAAATATCTGAATGCGTTAAGCCACCATTGCCGCATGGACTGCCGCCAGAAACTACACGAAAGTCTCTTTTCCCCCGCTGAGAACACGCAGGAGATTTCAGCCGCTGCCTTGGAAACCACAGAAGCCCTGGGCAGGTATTTCTCCGCTGTGCTGCCTAACATACTTAGCCTCCTAATCCTTATGCCCATCATGCTGGCTTCTGCCCTGGCCCTTGATTATGTAACAGCAGGACTGTTCCTCCTGACCCTGCCCATCGCCCCTTTCCTGCTCTACCTGATTGGCACAGTCACCAGGGAGCGGACTGCCAGGCAATGGCAGGAACTGCTACGGCTGACCAGTGAATTCCGCGAACTATTGGCAGGCATGATTTCCATCAAGCTCTTCCGGCAGGGTGAAGGACAAAAGTCGCGGCTGGCAGAATTGAGCCGTGATTTTTCTGCCGCTTCCCTGCAGGTACTGCAGACTGCCTTTATCTCCAGCTTTGCCCTGGAGCTCATCACCACCCTTTCCATCGCCATTGTGGCCGTCAGCATCGGCTTCCGCCTGCTGGGAGGCGGCCTGGAGTTCGAGCCGGCCTTCTTCCTGCTGCTTATCACGCCCTTATATTATCAGCCCCTGAGGCAGGCTGGCGCCTCCTTCCATGCGGCTATGGAAGCCCGGACTGCCGAAAAGAAGCTGGAAAAGTATCTGGCAGAACCTCCCGAACTTGCAGGTCACAAGGGGCAGCTGCAGATTCCCCCCGCCCTGCGCATAAGCCATCTCTCCCTTGGCTATGAGGGACGTCAGCAGCCTGTATTCAAGGGACTAAGTCTTGCTATCCCCGCAGGCTGCAAAGCTCTCCTCACCGGCCCCAGCGGCTGCGGCAAGAGCACTCTGCTAAAGGCCATAGCAGGACTGAGCCTGCCCCTAACTGGAGAAGTCCTGCTGAATGACAGCGATGTGCTGAAGCTGGCTCCCGTCAGCCGTCAGAAAATCATCAGCTATCTGCCCCAGGAGCCAAAGATTTTCTCTGGCACTTTGTCAGAAAATCTGGCCCTATTTCAGGACGTTCCCAAGGAAAGAATGGTGCAGGCCCTGCGTCTGGCCTCCCTGGAAAACTGGCATAAGTCTTTGCCTGAGGGGCTTGATACCAGGCTGGGCGCAGAAGGCATCAGCCTGTCACAGGGGGAACGGAAACGGCTGGGACTTGCCCGCCTTATCCTGCAAAACCGACCATTGGTGCTCCTGGACGAGCCTACCAACGGACTGGACAGCCAGACAGAAGCAGCCGTAATACGTGCTCTTGAAGCCTTCAGCCACCGACGCACTCTGC
- the cydB gene encoding cytochrome d ubiquinol oxidase subunit II, producing the protein MELNVLWFVLITVLFTGFFFLEGFDYGVGGLAPFMGRTDEERGMIIRTIGPVWDGNEVWMITAGGALFAAFPHVYSTMFSTFYLALFLMLVALILRGVAFELRGKADCLCWRRFWEGCIAFGSIVPAFLWGVAVTNLIAGLPINNEMHYLGSFYDLLSAYTIVGGFTFLTVFLFHGAAFLTQRLGDYGLVLRARDFALKTGAAAIFFFVLCFVLTATKTDLFHSFPAALLLVLTGVLFIAGYISMGQGKFRGSFICSSLAIVAVSCSFFTGLFPRLMVSSINPAFSLTIENASSTPYTLSIMTVAALVLVPIVLIYQGWCYWVFRHRVTGKDLGNH; encoded by the coding sequence ATGGAACTGAACGTCTTATGGTTCGTGCTGATTACCGTGCTCTTCACGGGCTTCTTCTTCCTGGAGGGCTTTGACTACGGCGTGGGCGGCCTTGCCCCCTTCATGGGACGCACCGATGAGGAACGGGGCATGATTATCCGCACCATCGGCCCCGTCTGGGACGGCAATGAAGTGTGGATGATCACCGCCGGCGGCGCCCTCTTTGCCGCTTTTCCCCACGTTTATTCCACCATGTTCTCCACTTTCTACCTGGCCCTGTTCCTGATGCTGGTGGCCCTGATTCTCCGGGGGGTAGCCTTCGAGCTGCGGGGCAAGGCTGACTGCCTCTGCTGGCGCAGGTTCTGGGAAGGCTGCATCGCCTTCGGCAGCATCGTGCCCGCATTCCTCTGGGGTGTGGCGGTCACCAATCTCATCGCAGGACTGCCCATCAACAATGAAATGCATTACCTGGGCAGTTTCTACGATCTGCTTTCCGCCTATACCATCGTGGGAGGTTTCACCTTCCTGACAGTATTCCTCTTCCACGGGGCCGCCTTCCTCACCCAGCGGCTGGGTGACTACGGGCTGGTGCTAAGGGCCAGGGATTTTGCCTTGAAAACCGGGGCTGCGGCCATCTTCTTCTTTGTGCTGTGCTTCGTGCTCACGGCTACCAAGACCGACCTTTTCCACAGCTTCCCCGCCGCCCTGCTGCTGGTGCTGACAGGAGTGCTCTTCATTGCCGGCTACATTTCCATGGGGCAAGGCAAGTTCAGGGGCAGCTTCATCTGCTCCTCCCTGGCCATCGTAGCTGTCTCCTGCTCCTTCTTCACGGGACTTTTCCCCAGGCTGATGGTATCTTCCATCAACCCGGCTTTCAGCCTCACCATTGAGAACGCCTCTTCCACTCCCTACACCCTGTCCATCATGACCGTGGCAGCCCTGGTGCTGGTGCCCATCGTGCTGATCTATCAGGGCTGGTGCTACTGGGTGTTCAGGCACAGGGTTACGGGCAAGGATTTAGGAAACCACTGA
- the dhaM gene encoding dihydroxyacetone kinase phosphoryl donor subunit DhaM has translation MVGIVIVSHSHTLAEGVRELAEMMAREVKIACAGGLEEGISGVSYERITNAVEEVCGRDGAVIFGDMGSAMLTSELVLEEMKDDKLHLVNAPLVEGVVRAAALASGGADVETIVQRVEAEWKRQEGDCYSIS, from the coding sequence TTGGTTGGAATTGTGATAGTCTCCCATAGCCATACTTTGGCTGAGGGCGTTAGAGAACTGGCGGAGATGATGGCCCGTGAAGTGAAGATTGCCTGCGCTGGCGGATTGGAAGAAGGCATCAGCGGCGTCAGCTATGAGCGCATCACAAATGCAGTGGAAGAAGTCTGCGGCCGTGATGGTGCCGTGATTTTCGGCGATATGGGCAGCGCTATGCTCACCAGCGAACTGGTACTGGAGGAAATGAAGGATGACAAGCTGCATCTGGTGAACGCTCCTCTGGTAGAGGGGGTAGTGAGGGCGGCAGCTCTGGCCTCCGGCGGGGCCGATGTGGAAACCATCGTTCAGCGGGTAGAAGCAGAATGGAAAAGGCAGGAGGGTGATTGCTATAGTATTTCGTGA